The genomic region AAAACCGTGGGGATTGCATGCAACGCAAACCGGTCATCGGCGTCATCGGCGCCAGCGAGCCGACAGCGGCCGGCTACGCCACCGCCCGCGAGGTGGGGCGTCGTCTTGCCGGGGCCGGGGCGGTGCTGGTCTGCGGCGGTCTTGGCGGGGTGATGGAGGCGGCCGCTCGCGGCTGCGCCGAGGCCGGCGGACTGGTGCTGGGGATCCTGCCCGGACCGGAGGCGGCCGCAGCCAATCCCTGGGTAGGCATTGCGGTCCCCACCAACATGGGGCATGCGCGCAACGTCATTATCGCGCACACCGCCCAGGCCTTGATTGCGGTCGAAGGAGAATACGGTACCCTTTCGGAGATCGCCATCGGCTTGAAGCTCGGTCGCCCGGTCATCGCTCTGGGTACCCGGCATCCGGTAGCGGGAGTGGTTGCCGCCGCCTCGCCCGAAGCGGCAGTGCGCCTCGCCTTTTCAATGCTTGCCGCCGCGGTGGCAGATAGGGGATTGCATGCCGATTGATCTGGAGCGATCACGGGAGCGGGCCGGAAAGCTGGTCGAATGGGTGCGCGGCAAGGGTCGGATACTGATCGTTGCTCACGACAACCCCGACCCCGATTCCCTGGCGGCGGCCTTCGCCCTCCGGCACCTTTTTCTGGTCAAGACCGGACAGGAGGCGACCATCACCTTCGGCGGCGTCATCGGCCGCGGCGAGAACCAGCTCATGGTCCGGGAACTGGAGATCGATGCCGTGGCCATCGACACGCTCGATCTCAACGAGTTCGAGGTGGTCTGCCTGGTCGACACCCAGCCCGGCACCGGCAACAACTCCTACCCCTTGGACCTGCCGGTGCACGTGGTGATCGATCACCATCCGACGCGCAGCTCCTGCCAGGGCTGTCGCTGGGTCGATGTGCGCGAGGATTACGGCGCCTGTGCCACCATCCTCTTCGAATACCTGCTCTCCCAGGACGTCTACCTCAGTACCAAGCTCGCCACGATCCTGTTCTATGCCATCAAGTCCGAGACCCAGGACCTCGGTCGCGAGTGGCACCGGGCCGACCGGGAAGCCTATCTCCATCTCGTCCCGCTGGTCAACAACCGGATCCTGTTCAAGATCACCCATCCCGAGTCGCCCCGCGAATATTTCGGCTCCTACAATCGGGCGATCAAGAACGCGCGGATCTACGAGAACGTACTGGTCTTCAATCTCTATGAGATCGACCACCCCGATATCGTCGCCGAAATGGCCGATTTTCTGCTGCGCGTGGAAGGGATCGAAACCGTTCTCGGCATGGGCCATTACCGGGAGACGGAAATCCTTTCGCTGCGGACCCTGAGCCAATCGGTAGTGGCCGGCGACGTCATGCAGCAGGTGGTTGACGGCCTGGGCACGGCCGGCGGCCACGGCATGACCGCCGGCGGCCAGGTTCGCCCGCTGCAGGCCGGAGGGGCGGTGCAGCGCGAACTGGAGACGAGCCTCACCCGCCGGCTGCTCGAAACGCTCGGCATGAAGCCGATTCGCGGCAGAAAACTCATTCCCTCCTGAGCTTTTTCACACTGCCGGCCACACCGCGCCGTGGCGGCCGGACCCGCCTTCCGTTGACAGACGACTTGCAACCGGGGTATAAGGGAGCGTTTTTAATTCCGAGGTGCCCATGCTCCGTTCGCTGATGCTCCTGCTCGTTCTTCTCGGTCTGGCCGCTACGGCCCAGGCCCGCGTCGAAGTCTTTCTTCCCGGTAACCCGTCGGTAACCATCGATGAGGTCTACCTGCGCGACGGTGTCGCCTACCTGGCCATCGACGACATTATCGCCCCGCTCGGCCTGAGCGGCCAGTGGGATTCGGTCGAGCACACCTACAGCATCAAATCCGCATCCCGTTCGGGCCTGATCTCTCCCGGCAGCCATTACCTGCGCCTGGGGGAGCGTTTCCTGCCCCTCTCGCACCCGCCCCGGTTCATCGACGGCCGTCTGCGGGTCGCCGAAGACTTCATCACGAAGCAGCTCCCCGTGCTGCTCGGCGAGCCGGTCTATTACCGTAATCTCGATCCGCCGGAGAAACCGGCCGCCGAAGAACTCACCACAATCGACCGTCTCT from Desulfuromonadales bacterium harbors:
- a CDS encoding TIGR00725 family protein → MQRKPVIGVIGASEPTAAGYATAREVGRRLAGAGAVLVCGGLGGVMEAAARGCAEAGGLVLGILPGPEAAAANPWVGIAVPTNMGHARNVIIAHTAQALIAVEGEYGTLSEIAIGLKLGRPVIALGTRHPVAGVVAAASPEAAVRLAFSMLAAAVADRGLHAD
- a CDS encoding DHH family phosphoesterase; protein product: MPIDLERSRERAGKLVEWVRGKGRILIVAHDNPDPDSLAAAFALRHLFLVKTGQEATITFGGVIGRGENQLMVRELEIDAVAIDTLDLNEFEVVCLVDTQPGTGNNSYPLDLPVHVVIDHHPTRSSCQGCRWVDVREDYGACATILFEYLLSQDVYLSTKLATILFYAIKSETQDLGREWHRADREAYLHLVPLVNNRILFKITHPESPREYFGSYNRAIKNARIYENVLVFNLYEIDHPDIVAEMADFLLRVEGIETVLGMGHYRETEILSLRTLSQSVVAGDVMQQVVDGLGTAGGHGMTAGGQVRPLQAGGAVQRELETSLTRRLLETLGMKPIRGRKLIPS